In Streptomyces sp. NBC_00483, a single window of DNA contains:
- a CDS encoding family 2B encapsulin nanocompartment shell protein, whose amino-acid sequence MTVDSTTPDTASVPRQQTSLGTAAARNLATTTKSAPQMQEITSRWLLRMLPWVETKGGVYRVNRRLTYTVGDGTIEFIQDGGDVRVIPRELGELALLRGFDDVEVLTTLADRCVQRDFRAGDTLVERGAPADKLHLIAHGRVSQLSEGEYGDEVALDVLADGDRFGDSALLDEDARWEQTAVAETSGTLLTLSRSDFAAVLSAAPHLREHVDEFKSLASRGQNHRGEAEIPMSAGHVGEHELPGAFVDYEAKPREYELSAAQTILRVHTRVADLYNEPMNQTKEQLRLTIEALRERQEHELVNNREFGLLHNADFKQRLQPHSGPPTPDDLDELLCRRRGSKFFLAHPRTIAAMGREFNARGLYPDHVDLGGQQVPAWRGVPILPCNKIPVTKERTSSILCMRTGEDNQGVVGLHQTGLPDEYEPGLSVRFMGVDEQAITKYLVSTYYSAAILVPDAVGVLENVQIGRWPSR is encoded by the coding sequence ATGACCGTTGACTCGACCACGCCGGACACCGCGTCGGTGCCGCGGCAGCAGACCAGCCTCGGCACGGCGGCCGCCCGCAACCTCGCCACCACGACCAAGTCCGCACCGCAGATGCAGGAGATCACCTCGCGGTGGCTGCTGCGGATGCTGCCCTGGGTCGAGACCAAGGGCGGCGTCTACCGGGTGAACCGCCGCCTGACCTACACCGTCGGCGACGGGACCATCGAGTTCATCCAGGACGGCGGCGACGTCCGGGTGATCCCCCGCGAACTCGGTGAACTGGCGCTGCTGCGCGGCTTCGACGACGTCGAGGTGCTCACCACCCTCGCCGACCGGTGCGTGCAGCGCGACTTCCGGGCCGGCGACACACTGGTCGAGCGCGGGGCACCGGCGGACAAGCTCCACCTGATCGCCCACGGCCGCGTCAGCCAGCTCTCCGAGGGAGAGTACGGCGACGAGGTCGCGCTCGACGTCCTCGCCGACGGCGACCGCTTCGGCGACAGCGCACTGCTGGACGAGGACGCCCGCTGGGAGCAGACCGCGGTCGCCGAGACCTCGGGCACCCTGCTCACCCTGTCGCGCTCCGACTTCGCGGCCGTGCTGTCCGCGGCGCCGCACCTGCGGGAGCACGTCGACGAGTTCAAGTCGCTCGCGAGCCGGGGCCAGAACCATCGAGGCGAGGCCGAGATCCCCATGTCGGCGGGGCACGTGGGCGAGCACGAACTGCCCGGCGCCTTCGTCGACTACGAGGCGAAGCCGCGCGAGTACGAGCTCTCGGCCGCCCAGACGATCCTGCGGGTGCACACCAGGGTCGCCGATCTCTACAACGAGCCGATGAATCAGACGAAGGAGCAACTCCGGCTCACCATCGAGGCGTTGCGCGAGCGCCAGGAGCACGAGCTCGTCAACAACCGGGAGTTCGGCCTGCTCCACAACGCCGACTTCAAGCAGCGCCTCCAGCCGCACTCGGGTCCGCCCACGCCGGACGACCTGGACGAGCTGCTCTGCCGCCGCCGCGGCTCGAAGTTCTTCCTGGCGCACCCCCGCACGATCGCGGCGATGGGGCGCGAGTTCAACGCGCGCGGGCTCTATCCCGACCACGTCGACCTCGGCGGCCAGCAGGTGCCGGCCTGGCGCGGGGTGCCGATCCTGCCCTGCAACAAGATCCCGGTCACCAAGGAGCGCACCAGCTCGATCCTCTGCATGCGTACCGGCGAGGACAACCAGGGTGTCGTCGGCCTGCACCAGACCGGGCTGCCGGACGAGTACGAACCGGGGTTGTCGGTCCGGTTCATGGGCGTCGACGAGCAGGCCATCACCAAGTACCTCGTCAGCACCTACTACTCCGCCGCGATCCTCGTGCCGGACGCGGTCGGTGTGCTGGAGAACGTGCAGATCGGCCGCTGGCCCAGCAGGTAG
- a CDS encoding TetR/AcrR family transcriptional regulator, protein MSESRRRGSYAVGRERRDRIVATAAERFATTGYANTSMTGIAKEVGITATGLLHHFPSKQHLLLAVAEHRFDVAAALVDSSADADGDALIDALLAVTRRFVSEPGLIELFVTLSAEAADPSSAAHELFAARYQRTISELAARFEACARKGFFREDVDYEAIARECIAVSDGLQLQWVLSGGRTDLLADIRRHLERLAESLRP, encoded by the coding sequence ATGAGCGAGTCGAGACGTCGAGGCAGCTACGCCGTGGGACGGGAGAGAAGGGACCGCATCGTCGCGACGGCCGCCGAGCGGTTCGCGACAACGGGGTATGCGAACACCTCGATGACGGGCATCGCCAAGGAAGTGGGCATCACGGCGACCGGCCTGCTGCACCACTTCCCGTCGAAGCAGCACCTGCTGCTCGCGGTCGCCGAGCATCGCTTCGATGTCGCGGCCGCCCTCGTGGACTCCTCGGCCGACGCCGACGGGGACGCGCTGATCGACGCCCTGCTCGCGGTCACCCGACGATTCGTCTCCGAGCCGGGACTCATCGAACTGTTCGTCACGCTGAGCGCCGAGGCGGCGGACCCGTCCAGCGCCGCACACGAGCTCTTCGCGGCCAGGTACCAACGCACGATCAGTGAACTCGCGGCACGCTTCGAGGCGTGTGCCCGGAAGGGCTTCTTCCGTGAGGACGTCGACTACGAGGCCATCGCACGAGAGTGCATCGCCGTGTCCGACGGCCTTCAGTTGCAGTGGGTCCTGTCCGGCGGGCGCACCGACCTGCTCGCCGACATCAGGCGGCACCTGGAGCGGCTGGCCGAGTCACTGCGCCCATGA
- a CDS encoding family 78 glycoside hydrolase catalytic domain: MVAAPVTHLTVEYQPAALAIAVPCPRLSWVPGREQSAYEIEVRAAGELVAHTGRVPSRECHLVEVPDLRLRSDTDYEWRVRVWDTDGAVSGWASARFGSALLSADDWTASWVLPKARPTDIERWTLLDWVTGRRPQQEASERLVPVQLLRQRFDLDAPVVRARLYLTARGIYTAELNGRRVGDEVLAPGFDSYTSRLSVQCYDVTDLLGRGDNILGVALADGWWAGRIGLTGSSAQFGATTGALWQLHVETHDGQRHRVTSDGDVVSAEGPWPYADLFIGERFDARLYDPAWSTPGFDDTTWNPVETEPTDPGVLVPFAGEPVRRVNELPALSVAPDPDGGWIADFGQVVAGRVRITLRAPGEGDTVTLEHTETLDADGRWFENIDGINKEQRDTYVAAGRPAETYEPSFTFHGFRYLRVRGIQAPPHLDDLRAVVLSSDLPQTGSLHLSDERLDRLHRNVVWSQRANFLSVPTDCPQRERAGWAGDIQVFAPAAANNALVAPFLTRWLDNLRADQDSEGRIPILSPRSTYDDQLADTAEGFGSIKACAGWSDAIALVPWVLYERYGDRRVLADTLDAALHWIDHQRGSAAELPERLRDTALTPEQHTRQALLYNAGEHFGDWLTPSTLEGRPLHEAIGIAPKLTAELIAPMFQAQTLTVTARSAAALGRTALAARLRDEAAHVRAAFAAEYVDAEGRLPVALQGPYVLALAFDMVPAAQRPLLVDHLVHLITERGERLDTGFLSVPYLLDVLWDAGHADLARRLLWQDTCPSWLYEVDRGATTIWEAWDAITPDGTVRAVSFNHYAFGCVDDVLYRRIAGIRATAPGYRSAVLEPDLTGPLDHADAEVWTPYGPLRVDWTVTSGVAAIHTEIPHGVDAVLVAAGRSVQLAPGTHYLHISLPAQEHGKK; the protein is encoded by the coding sequence GTGGTCGCAGCACCCGTCACCCACCTGACCGTCGAGTACCAGCCCGCCGCCCTCGCGATCGCCGTGCCGTGCCCACGCCTGTCCTGGGTGCCCGGACGGGAGCAGTCCGCTTACGAGATCGAGGTACGTGCGGCCGGTGAACTCGTCGCCCACACAGGGCGCGTGCCCAGCCGGGAGTGCCACCTGGTGGAGGTGCCGGATCTTCGCCTGCGTTCCGACACCGACTACGAGTGGCGCGTGCGCGTCTGGGACACGGACGGGGCGGTGAGCGGCTGGGCCTCCGCCCGGTTCGGAAGCGCGCTGCTGTCCGCGGACGACTGGACGGCCAGCTGGGTGCTGCCGAAGGCGCGCCCCACCGACATCGAGCGGTGGACCCTGCTCGACTGGGTCACCGGCCGCCGCCCCCAACAGGAGGCGAGCGAACGCCTCGTACCGGTGCAACTGCTGCGCCAGCGCTTCGATCTCGACGCCCCCGTGGTGCGAGCCCGCCTCTACCTGACGGCCCGAGGCATCTACACCGCGGAGCTGAACGGCCGACGCGTCGGCGACGAGGTCCTGGCGCCCGGCTTCGACAGCTACACCTCCCGCCTCTCCGTGCAGTGCTACGACGTGACCGATCTGCTCGGCCGCGGCGACAACATCCTGGGCGTGGCGCTCGCGGACGGCTGGTGGGCCGGGCGGATCGGGCTGACGGGGTCGAGCGCCCAGTTCGGCGCCACCACCGGCGCGCTCTGGCAACTGCACGTCGAGACGCACGACGGACAGCGCCACCGTGTCACCTCCGACGGTGACGTGGTGTCCGCCGAAGGACCGTGGCCATACGCGGACCTCTTCATCGGCGAGCGCTTCGACGCCCGCCTGTACGACCCGGCTTGGAGCACACCGGGCTTCGACGACACCACCTGGAACCCGGTCGAGACCGAGCCGACCGACCCGGGCGTGCTCGTTCCCTTCGCCGGGGAACCGGTCCGCCGCGTCAACGAACTGCCGGCGCTGTCCGTTGCCCCGGACCCCGACGGCGGCTGGATCGCCGACTTCGGGCAGGTGGTCGCGGGCCGCGTCAGGATCACGCTGCGGGCGCCGGGCGAGGGTGACACCGTCACGCTCGAACACACCGAGACACTGGACGCGGACGGCCGCTGGTTCGAGAACATCGATGGCATCAACAAGGAGCAGCGCGACACCTACGTCGCCGCCGGCCGCCCGGCCGAGACATACGAGCCCTCCTTCACCTTCCACGGCTTCCGCTACCTACGGGTGCGCGGGATCCAGGCCCCGCCCCACCTCGACGACCTGCGGGCGGTGGTGCTCTCCAGCGACCTGCCCCAGACCGGGTCCCTGCACCTGTCCGACGAGCGCCTGGACCGGCTGCACCGCAACGTGGTGTGGAGTCAGCGCGCCAACTTCCTGTCCGTACCCACGGATTGCCCGCAGCGCGAGCGGGCCGGATGGGCCGGAGACATCCAGGTCTTCGCCCCCGCGGCGGCCAACAACGCGCTCGTCGCACCGTTTCTGACCCGATGGCTGGACAACCTGCGCGCGGACCAGGACAGCGAAGGGCGTATCCCGATCCTCTCCCCTCGCTCGACCTACGACGACCAACTGGCGGACACCGCCGAGGGGTTCGGCTCCATCAAGGCCTGCGCCGGGTGGAGCGACGCCATCGCCCTGGTGCCCTGGGTGCTCTACGAACGCTACGGCGACCGGCGGGTGCTGGCCGACACACTCGATGCCGCGCTGCACTGGATCGACCACCAGCGCGGCAGCGCCGCCGAGTTGCCCGAGCGGCTGCGTGACACCGCCCTCACACCCGAACAACACACCCGCCAGGCACTCCTCTACAACGCGGGTGAACACTTTGGCGACTGGCTCACACCGAGCACCCTGGAGGGACGCCCCCTCCACGAGGCCATCGGCATCGCGCCGAAGCTGACGGCCGAGCTGATCGCGCCGATGTTCCAGGCACAGACGCTCACGGTCACCGCCCGATCCGCCGCCGCACTCGGCCGCACCGCCCTCGCCGCGCGACTGCGCGACGAAGCCGCACACGTCCGCGCGGCCTTCGCGGCCGAATACGTCGATGCCGAGGGACGTCTACCGGTCGCCCTGCAAGGCCCGTACGTCCTGGCCCTCGCCTTCGACATGGTGCCGGCCGCGCAACGCCCACTGCTCGTCGACCATCTCGTACACCTCATCACCGAGCGCGGCGAGCGCCTGGACACCGGATTCCTCTCGGTTCCGTATCTGCTCGATGTCCTCTGGGACGCCGGCCACGCGGACCTCGCGCGGCGCCTGCTGTGGCAGGACACGTGCCCGTCCTGGCTGTACGAGGTCGACCGCGGCGCCACCACCATCTGGGAGGCGTGGGACGCCATCACGCCCGACGGCACGGTCCGCGCCGTCTCGTTCAACCACTACGCCTTCGGCTGCGTCGACGACGTGCTGTACCGGCGCATCGCCGGCATCCGGGCCACCGCCCCGGGCTACCGCTCCGCGGTGCTCGAACCCGACCTCACCGGCCCGTTGGACCACGCCGACGCCGAGGTGTGGACACCGTACGGCCCGCTCCGCGTCGACTGGACCGTCACCTCCGGTGTCGCCGCGATCCACACCGAGATACCGCACGGCGTGGACGCCGTACTGGTCGCGGCCGGCCGCTCCGTCCAACTCGCCCCAGGTACCCACTACTTGCACATCTCCCTGCCCGCACAGGAGCACGGCAAGAAGTAG
- a CDS encoding MFS transporter codes for MTANALPLTPANASVTNDTGPRRGFILVLGLAVGSLNGVLLAASILTLSIAAGGIDSARATTVLSAAVTAGGVAQLVGYPLVGRLSDRTASRFGRRRPYLFSGAVVMAIGGALEVVARSTTVLALAYVTLSIGAVCALVACNAIVPDQLPAERRGPASAAIGLGAPIGAVVGIFLAQLGQPDLGLMVLYPTALGIASALVLAAFITDRPIGRAERPRVTLRMTLTTFWVNPVRHPAFGLAWLSRFCIFFGVSSVNGYQAFYLITVHHIDPATVGTSVLMASLVGTGTAVLFSPLAGKLSDKVGRRKPFVITSAVLFAAGLVLTALARDFPAFLAAVAVTGLGQGIYFAVDFALITEVLPDLDNTAKDLGIMNLAMSLPSSVVPAIAPTLLAIGASTAAPQNYAALFGAGAVAAVIGALAITPIRGVR; via the coding sequence ATGACCGCCAACGCACTCCCGCTCACTCCGGCGAACGCCTCCGTCACCAACGACACGGGCCCACGCCGCGGATTCATCCTCGTTCTCGGCCTCGCGGTCGGCTCCCTCAACGGAGTCCTGCTCGCCGCCTCGATCCTCACCCTCTCCATAGCGGCAGGCGGCATCGACAGCGCCCGGGCCACGACCGTGCTCTCCGCCGCCGTCACGGCCGGTGGGGTCGCCCAACTCGTGGGCTACCCCTTGGTCGGCCGACTCAGCGACCGCACCGCGTCACGATTCGGCCGCCGTCGCCCCTACCTGTTCAGCGGGGCGGTCGTCATGGCCATCGGCGGCGCACTGGAGGTCGTCGCCCGCTCGACCACGGTCCTCGCTCTCGCCTACGTAACCCTGTCCATCGGCGCGGTCTGCGCCCTCGTGGCATGCAACGCGATCGTCCCCGACCAACTGCCCGCCGAGCGCCGCGGTCCCGCGTCCGCGGCCATCGGACTCGGCGCCCCCATCGGCGCCGTGGTCGGAATCTTCCTGGCCCAACTCGGCCAGCCGGACCTCGGACTCATGGTCCTTTACCCCACCGCCCTGGGCATCGCCTCGGCACTCGTCCTCGCGGCGTTCATCACCGACCGGCCGATCGGCCGCGCCGAACGCCCGCGGGTCACGCTGCGGATGACGTTGACGACCTTCTGGGTCAACCCGGTCCGCCATCCCGCCTTCGGGCTCGCCTGGCTCAGCCGCTTCTGCATCTTCTTCGGCGTCTCCAGCGTCAACGGCTACCAGGCCTTCTACCTGATCACGGTCCACCACATCGACCCGGCGACCGTCGGCACGAGCGTCCTGATGGCATCCCTTGTCGGCACTGGCACGGCCGTGCTCTTCTCACCGCTCGCCGGAAAACTCTCCGACAAGGTCGGCCGGCGCAAACCCTTCGTCATCACCTCCGCGGTGCTGTTCGCCGCCGGACTCGTCCTCACGGCTCTCGCCCGCGACTTCCCCGCATTCCTCGCCGCCGTGGCCGTCACCGGCCTGGGGCAGGGCATCTACTTCGCGGTCGACTTCGCCCTGATCACCGAGGTCCTGCCCGACCTGGACAACACCGCGAAGGACCTCGGCATCATGAACCTCGCCATGTCCCTGCCGTCCTCGGTCGTCCCCGCGATCGCCCCGACGCTCCTCGCGATCGGCGCGTCGACCGCAGCCCCGCAGAACTACGCCGCCCTGTTCGGCGCCGGAGCGGTCGCCGCCGTCATCGGGGCCCTGGCCATCACCCCTATCCGCGGGGTCCGATAG
- a CDS encoding TetR/AcrR family transcriptional regulator — MTAHTSAAAEATPAARRGRRPGTNTTRQAILTAARARFAADGFTATTIRRVAADAGVDASLVMQFFRSKNELFAAVMSVPAEALTRFSEAFEGPDEGLGERVVRAFLDVWEVDAASSEPLMAMLRGAIANDQANGQLREFLEERLLVDAITSRDIDDATLRAGIVSSMLVGLVVGRRVVGVPTLTGAERGKLITLVGPAVQSVLVPAPPAVDG, encoded by the coding sequence ATGACCGCGCATACGAGTGCCGCCGCCGAGGCCACCCCCGCCGCTCGTCGCGGGCGCCGGCCGGGCACGAACACGACCCGGCAGGCGATCCTCACGGCGGCTCGCGCCCGCTTCGCGGCGGACGGCTTCACCGCGACCACGATCCGCCGGGTCGCGGCCGACGCCGGGGTGGACGCGTCGCTGGTGATGCAGTTCTTCCGGTCGAAGAACGAGCTGTTCGCTGCCGTGATGTCCGTCCCCGCGGAGGCGTTGACGCGCTTCAGTGAGGCGTTCGAGGGCCCGGACGAGGGACTCGGTGAACGCGTGGTCCGGGCCTTCCTCGATGTGTGGGAGGTGGACGCCGCGAGCTCGGAGCCGCTCATGGCGATGCTCCGGGGCGCCATCGCCAACGATCAGGCCAACGGCCAGCTGCGCGAGTTCCTCGAGGAGCGGCTGCTCGTCGACGCCATTACGTCGCGCGACATCGACGACGCGACGCTCCGTGCGGGCATCGTGTCGTCGATGCTCGTCGGGCTCGTGGTCGGGCGCCGCGTCGTCGGTGTCCCCACGCTGACCGGCGCCGAGCGCGGGAAGCTGATCACGCTCGTCGGACCCGCCGTGCAGAGCGTGCTGGTCCCGGCGCCGCCGGCCGTCGACGGCTAA
- a CDS encoding TetR/AcrR family transcriptional regulator, with translation MTDQHDRPAPYRQPQQARSAATLARVLRAAEEIAASSGLEEMTITGVAARAGVSVGTIYRRFEDKEQLINALTERMLERREAYVTEQLSKAEPSLPGVMDAYAHALLHSFADHSNLFPELLRTRGTKPPDRGARTITEVHRLLLEAAAPYAGEIRRSDPHKALDTAARAILGACFHNSVRPDPATGEQAQRQYADELSDMAIAYLLTPDRRGADRT, from the coding sequence ATGACCGACCAGCACGACCGCCCGGCGCCGTACCGACAGCCCCAACAGGCGCGCAGCGCCGCGACGCTGGCCCGCGTGCTGCGCGCGGCGGAGGAGATCGCCGCCTCGTCCGGCCTGGAGGAGATGACGATCACCGGCGTCGCCGCACGCGCCGGCGTCTCGGTCGGCACCATCTACCGCCGCTTCGAGGACAAAGAGCAGCTGATCAACGCACTGACGGAACGGATGCTGGAACGGCGCGAGGCGTACGTGACCGAGCAGCTGAGCAAGGCCGAGCCGTCGCTCCCGGGCGTCATGGACGCCTACGCGCACGCCCTGCTGCACTCCTTCGCCGACCACAGCAACCTCTTCCCCGAACTGCTGCGCACACGGGGGACCAAGCCTCCGGACCGCGGGGCGCGCACCATCACCGAGGTCCACCGCCTTCTGCTCGAGGCAGCGGCCCCCTATGCCGGCGAGATCCGCCGCTCCGACCCGCACAAGGCGCTGGACACCGCGGCCCGCGCCATCCTCGGCGCGTGCTTCCACAACTCCGTACGCCCCGACCCGGCCACCGGCGAGCAGGCCCAACGCCAGTACGCGGACGAACTCAGCGACATGGCGATCGCCTACCTCCTCACGCCCGACCGCCGCGGCGCCGACCGCACTTGA
- a CDS encoding family 2 encapsulin nanocompartment cargo protein terpene cyclase — protein MPPPEPTPPQSSLPEAVSRFGAQVLADAAARARDIAAVTGGAPRVAPPAAEAPTVEVPTAPVPAAEVPAAEVPAATADLERLLRGPSGLGTAGLRLTPRAEPSPSDPAPTPSTAKGRPVPGLYHHPAPDPDPVRVAEVGRRIKAWALDEVDLYPDDWEEEFDGFSVGSYMVGCHPDAPTVDHIMIATRLMMAENALDDCYCEDHGGSPVGLGSRLLLAHTTLDPLYTTREYQPQWVESLYADAPRRAYRSAMEYFVQASSDSQADRYRHDMARLHMGYLAEAAWSEHDHVPEVWEYLAMRQFNNFRPCPTITDTVGGYELPADLHALPDMQKVIALAGNATTIVNDLYSYTKELDAPGRHLNLPVVIAEREDLSDKEAYLKSVEVHNELMHAFETEAAALAAACPLPNVQRFLRGVAAWVDGNHQWHQNNTYRYSLPDFW, from the coding sequence ATGCCCCCGCCTGAGCCGACACCTCCTCAGTCGAGCCTGCCGGAAGCGGTCTCCCGCTTCGGGGCGCAGGTCCTGGCCGACGCCGCGGCCCGCGCCCGTGACATCGCCGCCGTCACGGGCGGCGCGCCCCGAGTGGCCCCGCCGGCCGCCGAGGCGCCCACGGTCGAGGTGCCGACGGCCCCGGTGCCCGCGGCCGAGGTGCCTGCGGCCGAAGTCCCGGCCGCGACCGCCGACTTGGAGCGGCTGCTGCGCGGGCCCAGCGGCCTCGGCACGGCGGGCCTGCGGCTGACTCCGCGAGCGGAGCCGAGTCCGTCGGACCCGGCTCCGACGCCAAGTACCGCGAAGGGCCGGCCCGTTCCCGGCCTGTACCACCACCCGGCGCCCGACCCCGATCCCGTACGGGTCGCGGAGGTCGGCCGCCGGATCAAGGCCTGGGCGCTGGACGAGGTCGACCTGTACCCCGACGACTGGGAGGAGGAGTTCGACGGATTCTCCGTGGGCAGCTACATGGTCGGCTGCCACCCCGACGCACCCACCGTCGACCACATCATGATCGCCACCCGGCTGATGATGGCCGAGAACGCGCTGGACGACTGCTACTGCGAGGACCACGGTGGCTCGCCCGTCGGCCTCGGCTCCCGGCTCCTGCTCGCGCACACCACGCTCGACCCGCTGTACACGACGCGGGAGTACCAGCCGCAGTGGGTGGAATCGCTCTACGCGGACGCGCCCCGGCGCGCGTACCGCTCCGCCATGGAGTACTTCGTCCAGGCCAGCAGTGATTCGCAGGCCGACCGCTATCGGCACGACATGGCCCGGCTGCACATGGGCTACCTCGCCGAAGCGGCCTGGTCCGAGCACGACCACGTACCGGAGGTGTGGGAGTACCTGGCGATGCGCCAGTTCAACAACTTCCGCCCCTGTCCGACCATCACCGACACCGTCGGCGGCTACGAACTGCCGGCGGATCTGCACGCCCTGCCGGACATGCAGAAGGTCATCGCGCTCGCGGGGAACGCGACGACCATCGTCAACGACCTGTACTCGTACACGAAGGAACTCGACGCTCCCGGACGGCACTTGAACCTGCCGGTCGTGATCGCGGAACGCGAGGACCTGTCCGACAAGGAGGCCTACCTCAAGTCGGTCGAGGTCCACAACGAACTCATGCACGCCTTCGAGACAGAGGCCGCGGCCCTGGCCGCCGCCTGCCCGCTCCCGAACGTCCAGCGCTTCCTGCGGGGCGTCGCGGCGTGGGTCGACGGCAACCACCAATGGCACCAGAACAACACCTACCGCTACAGCCTGCCCGACTTCTGGTAA
- a CDS encoding geranyl diphosphate 2-C-methyltransferase yields the protein MTSTELTATAPTTTPYIPEPATPYQGDIARYWDGEARPVNLRLGDVDGLYHHHYGIGAVDHSALGDGTGDANEQKLIAELHRLESAQAEYLLGHLGDIGRDDTLVDAGCGRGGSMVMAHQRFGSKVEGVTLSAKQADFANGRAEELGIQDHVRARVCNMLSTPFETGQISASWNNESTMYVDLHDLFAEHSRILEVGGRYVTITGCWNPRYGQPSKWVSQINAHFECNIHSRREYLRAMADNRLVPQTVIDLTPDTLPYWELRATSSLVTGIEDAFINSYRDGSFQYLLIAADRV from the coding sequence GTGACCAGCACCGAACTCACCGCCACGGCCCCCACGACCACCCCGTACATCCCCGAGCCGGCCACCCCCTACCAGGGGGACATCGCCCGCTACTGGGACGGCGAGGCCCGGCCGGTCAACCTGCGGCTCGGCGATGTCGACGGTCTGTACCACCACCACTACGGCATCGGCGCCGTCGACCACTCCGCGCTCGGCGACGGGACGGGTGACGCGAACGAGCAGAAGCTGATCGCCGAGCTGCACCGTCTCGAGTCCGCACAGGCCGAGTACCTGCTCGGGCACCTCGGTGACATCGGGCGCGACGACACCCTGGTGGACGCCGGCTGCGGCCGCGGCGGTTCGATGGTGATGGCGCACCAGCGCTTCGGGAGCAAGGTCGAGGGAGTCACGCTCTCCGCCAAGCAGGCCGACTTCGCCAACGGCCGGGCCGAGGAACTCGGCATCCAGGACCACGTCAGGGCGCGCGTCTGCAACATGCTGTCCACCCCGTTCGAGACCGGGCAGATCTCGGCGTCGTGGAACAACGAGTCGACCATGTACGTCGATCTGCACGACCTGTTCGCCGAGCACTCCCGCATCCTGGAGGTCGGCGGCCGCTACGTGACCATCACCGGCTGCTGGAACCCGCGGTACGGCCAGCCCTCGAAGTGGGTGTCCCAGATCAACGCGCACTTCGAGTGCAACATCCACTCGCGCCGGGAGTACCTGCGCGCGATGGCCGACAACCGCCTGGTGCCGCAGACCGTCATCGACCTGACGCCCGACACTCTTCCGTACTGGGAGCTGCGGGCCACGTCCTCGCTGGTGACGGGGATCGAGGACGCGTTCATCAACTCGTACAGGGACGGCTCGTTCCAGTACCTGCTGATCGCGGCGGACCGCGTCTGA